The Salicibibacter halophilus DNA window CGTATGTATAGCCAATGATAATATTTTTGAGTTTTTCTTTTAGCTCGTCGATATCATTGGATAGACAAAAAATCGCCATAATTTCGGATGCCACAGTGATGTGAAAGCCGTCTTCCCGCGGAACGCCGTTTGTTTTTCCGTTTAATCCATTGACGATGGAACGAAGTTGGCGGTCGTTCATATCAACGGCACGTTTCCAGGCAATTTTACGAGGGTCGATACTTAATTCATTCCCATGATGGATATGGTTGTCAACCATAGCAGCCAATAGGTTGTTTGCGGCGCTGATGGCATGGAAATCTCCCGTGAAGTGAAGATTAATGTCTTCCATTGGAACGACTTGCGCGTATCCTCCGCCTGCTGCTCCGCCTTTCATTCCAAAGACCGGGCCTAATGAAGGTTCCCTCAACGCGATTGCCGTGTTTTTTCCTATTTTTTGAAGGGCATCTCCCAATCCGGCTACGGTCGTTGTTTTCCCTTCCCCGGCCGGTGTCGGTGTAATCGCGCTCACAAGAATTAATTTTCCGTCTTTTTTACCTGCTACGTTTTCCATTTTGTTTATATCCACTTTTGCTTTGTAATCCCCGTATAATTCAAGCGCATGTCGTTTAATGCCTATTTTTTTGCCAACTTCTTCGATCGGTAGCATGTCAGTTTCTCGTGCGATTTCGACATCTGATTTATTGCCCATTTTTACCCCCCTAAACTTCTTAATTACAGTATACTAATGTTGGCAGCAGTTGTAATGATTTATAATAGAAAAAATTGAAAGAAATGGGAGCGTGATAAGAGTAACGTGACCTTTGAGGCTGAAATTGCTAGGGCAGCATGGGATAATTAAGATAGAAAAGTTTAATGCGGAGTTGAAATTGATGATGAATACGTGGTTTATGGTCGCTTCCGATACAGTTGCCCCTTTCCGTTGGGAACATATTTTAGCTAGCCAGAGGACTATCTTTTGGGAGGTGCGAAAATTGCCCCGCAACTTTAGAATGGCATGGGACGGGGACTTAATTTTATGTTACCGCAGTGGCAGCGAAAAGAGGGGATTGGTCGGTTTGGCAGAGGTGGAAGAAGGTTTTAATGACGATGGCATCACTATTAGAGGGCGCTGTGAATTTCAACAGATGATTCACTATGATGAATTTAAACATCTTGGGACTTATCGAAGTACCGAAGCGGGGCGCTTGCGAAATCGGGGAACACTCTTTCATGTTCACGACGCGTTCGTGCAGTGGATTATAAAAAGGCTGGAAGAAGCGGGAGACACTACATCGGCGGCTTGGTGTCAGCACCTGGGAAGCAGGGGCTGGGACGGATGATTAGTAAAAAAGTTGATCCATAATCTTGAAGGAGCGAGCATGAGTCCCGACCCGCGAAGTCCCGCTCCGGTTTGGTCGCCATGAAGCGTACATGAAGCCCGAACCACTACCAGCTTCCGCCAATTGTTTTCCTCCCTTATTCAGCCCCCTTCTTCATGAATGCTCTCCAGCCGTTGGTCGGAAGGGAGGAAGATGGTGAGAATGCCAAGTAGGGGGAGGGCGCCGATGAAAATCATCGTATTGGTTATACCTGCTATATCCATTAAGGCGCCGAGACCGATGGAACCGACAGCGCCAATTCCGAATGCCAACCCTACGATCAGCCCTGAAGCCATGCCTATGCTGCCCGGGAATAAATCCTGAGCGTAGATGACGGAAACGGCAAAGCTGGAAATAAGAATAAAACCGACAAGTGCCAATAACGGATACAGCAAAAATGATGGAACAAACGGGAGAAACATCGTAAGTGGCGCTGCTCCCAAAAAGGACATCATGATCACATTCCGTTTGCCTAATCGGTCAGCAAGCGGGCCGCCGCAAAAAGTTCCAACTGCACCTGCAGCCAAAAAAATAAAGAGATAAATCTGCGCTTCTTGAATAGTTAATCCATAATT harbors:
- a CDS encoding EVE domain-containing protein, with the protein product MMNTWFMVASDTVAPFRWEHILASQRTIFWEVRKLPRNFRMAWDGDLILCYRSGSEKRGLVGLAEVEEGFNDDGITIRGRCEFQQMIHYDEFKHLGTYRSTEAGRLRNRGTLFHVHDAFVQWIIKRLEEAGDTTSAAWCQHLGSRGWDG